The genomic window ACAACCCTATATCCCCAACTTCCTCATATTGTCATGATGATGTGCCTTGTGCGTGTGATATTAATCTGTAATTTCATTGGCTGATCAAACATATACTGAACCATTTAAAatgattctttttaaaaaagcaagcaAAGAATCATCCcggatttgcaccaagtgtggtagcaggccaGAAAaacgcaatggtggcttttcacaccatatcgtccgaAACCCACCTCATTACTTATGTGTTCCCAGAacacacgccgtttccatggctggtgggctccgattcgcctgccacactgtcacctcatcGCTTCAGCACATCAGGCACCACGGTTAAATTACAGCCACGCTCACAGCTTCCAGCTCAGGACtccagcaaagaagacatggtcccaaaaggcaagagGGATGCAGCtgtcgagcgccttttggacactgtggaggcccgctgtgatgtcctctaccccgactctggccacaggaggggcagctacattaccactccggcttggtgggcaatggcagtggtgatcgctgccaatgttgcacagaagatattggccatccaatgcagatagaggatgaatgatttcatccgtgTAACCAGGGTATGGCAATCATCtcttcactctaaactcacacactcaagtacataacacattcgctggcatctcattcgctgccagttcaagggacattagcacccattctcacaccctgcctcctcagccctgaacaccttgaggccacttgcacagatcaacatgtgcccccatacacaccgtgggataccctccttccctagtacagccctcgtcctgcaatctcttcccttgcctaaggccacttctctcattccccaaacaagccctagccctgtggccattgaaaagccacccacatatggctgatctggtaggtacagacctgcccatgagcccccctaaaagtgatgtggcgctgtttgtgaagcctggcgctggtgactgcgagtgctgaccgaagcaaggcagACAAACAAACCTTAAAGTCCCAGGGAAgtacagcccaccaagtgcacgccttgtatatgctgttgtgaaacacatcagcggacaatccagctgggtgggatgagtccagcgggctggccttacaatgagatgcagatgtattacaatgaggttccagaCGTCCAATGGCAAGAAACGCGGCTCGGCATCGAccggctgagtggacaatcacaaactggtttcacgatgtcatgaaactgatttttggccttcttgccatattgtccactcacgccaccgaacatgcccgataccagtgggcatggaaaatcccagccactgaCTTAAGATGGGTGCCACAAGTCATCTGATGTCTGGTGTTATCAGTTGACCAattttctggaaatttccaatgACATGCCCAGGCATtcgcatggaatttcacacctgctaaCGTCAAGAACTACTTCAAAAGATTTACTGAAACTGTACTGCACCTcatatttgcatttctataaggcTACCTCTTAAGTGGAGACAGAAAGTCTACCAGGACGATAGATAAATAGAAAGGTGTTCTTCCTATGCCACCAAGTCATTCAGAAGTTAATGTCTCACGCACTACAGAATCTAATCACCTCAGCCATAAAACAGTAGCCCTGGTTGTTAAGACATGCGCTAtgcaaatgccttctgaaattatTATATCGAGAGGGATCATGTGACTGGAGTAACCATTTTCTGAATATCTTTTATTACAGCATGCAAGCTGCTAAGGAGTGGTCTGGAAAACATGCCAGTGGGGCAGTAATACtttccccctcctgctctctatcTCAAGTTAAGACACCACCTCTATTACAGtttaaaaatccagcacagagatagtgaatCTCCATCAAAAGAAACCTCAGGTGCAAAAATCATTGACTTCTGGAAAAGATGGATTATGTTTTAAAAAGAAACGGCCTCCAGCAATTGCAGTTTTACATGGGCTTCAACTCTTGGAATTTCAGACACAGACGCCAACAAAGGACTCATAAACAGTATACTCTCTATAGTTTTTACCTTTTAACATTGAATTTTAATTTGGCTAAGAAAGCAAATACCCGCTGTATAACATGTAAGtttgcatgcttgtgtatgtgtgtgttgcgaATGTTGGGCATggatttacctttttaaatagtTTTATATCATTACCTGTGTTGgtttttaactcaataaaaacaaactcctttttgttttaaattcaagAAAGCTCACCAGGCTAGTTTCTTTGCAATCAAGGCATAAATGGTTAAGCACAGTGAGTAAATACCTTTCTCTTTGTAAATTCACAAAAAATTTATGGCCAGACTAGGAGTGATATaataggggagtcatttttaCCCCTCCTCAGTAACAgtatgcttatctagcttccgcTTAAATGCACTTTAACCACTCCTTGTGGTAACGAGCTCCATATTCTTgctactctttgggtaaagagggTTCCTttaaattccctattggatttcttggtgattgTCTTATATTGATTTGATGGTCTCTTacttttgctcttccccacactGGAAACACAAACTTTGGAATGGATTTTAAATTCCCAGTGCACTGGGAGTGGCAGTGGCGTGGTCCGATAGCACGTGGGACACCCGGAAGTAAATGCAGCTCAACTGCTGGTGGCTTTTTAACCCAGTCACTGCATTAGTGTATTATTTCCAGAGTTCCTTACCAATTGACATGAGTGGAGGGGATGACAACTCACATGAGCAAATCCAATTTTGAAGGAACACTCCAACAATACAATTTGAAATGGGAGAGCAACAGAAGGAATTGGCAGAATGGAGCCCACATATTCAAAGATGGCTCCTTCTTTTAGTGATGCCTCTAGGAATGTCATGCTGTAAGGATTGTAGGGAGATACTCATTCTGAATGTCAGGAGGAAGGAACATGCTAGTGAAACAAAGAAGACAAGGCCATAAGATTGGCAGCGGGAGCATGGTGCCAGTTGTGGATTCAATGCCAGAAGTGGTTTAAATACTTCAGCAGTAGTGGATTCAACTATATCCTGATGTGTGTACTACACAAATCCCCTCCCGCTAGCTTCTGGAACATAGCTCAGCACATCATTTTTCAGGCTAACTTAACTTGCAGGTGCTTCCAGGCCTCTCTGTCCATGCATTtcttcacatccccatctgaCCATTCGCCACTGATACGCACCATCATATTTAAGCAATGTCATGCCTCTCCTTCATAGACACCCTCAATAAATGatctccatccatccattcaacaCATATCATTCTTCTCGCTCATGGGCCTCTTCTTTCCTTCAATGttggagaaaagagcacagaacacaagggagaggcagggaactgaaagTAGGCCTCTAGTCCACTGTAGAGGGGAGCATATGGAATCTTGGCATGTCTGACCACTGGAGAAGGAGAAATGGGAGCCTCCCAACTGCCCCTGCTGCGTGAACTAAATATCAGACAGTCACGTGGCAGACAACACTAACGCACCTTGACTTGATGTCAACAACAAGTTTATCATGTACAAGTTAGAGACACTCTGAATCAAGTGAGGCAGAGGAATCTCTGGATAGTCAGCCACATTCCATAGGAAAGCCCAGGTTCAGGTGAGTAAACCATAAGTAATTTGTTCATTTAACTAAAGCAGTATCTCTAATTTTAACACAGGCTATGAACGAGCAAGTTTTTGTAGTAGAAAAGACTacagatggcagggcaggttatgTGCCTCGATAGCATTACATGTGAGTTTGTCAACAGTGAGACTGTCCCAGATTCCCACATCTGCAGGAAATGTTGCAGTAACTGTGGCTCAGAGTAACATTTCTGGACCTGTCTTACTCACAAGCTCAAATCTACAATACCTGACAGGCTCAAATCTACAATACCTGACAGGCTCAAATCTACAATACCTGACAAGCTCAAATCGATAATACCTGACAAGCTCAAATCTACAATACCTGACAAGCTCAAATCTACAATACATGACAAGCTCAAATCTACAATACATGACAAGATAAAATCGATAATACATGACAAGCTCAAATCGATAATACCTGACAAGCTCAAATCTACAATACCTGACAAGCTCAAATCTACAATACCTGACAAGCTCAAATCTACAGTACCTGACAAGCTCAAATCTACAGTACCTGACAAGCTCAAATCTACAATACCTGACAAGCCAAATACCCAAATGCTCAGTTTGTTCAGAGGCACCTTAAATAGTGTTTGTGACTTTTACCAACTACTATTTACTCCTCAAATCAACTGAATTCTTAAGTATTAAACAAAACAAGTCACAGATTTATTAAGCAAACATCCCATGTAGTTGTACTTCAATATGTATTTAATCAATAGAACTTCAAACTAGATCTGTAGTCTTAGTTAAAACAATCAGACACATCACAGTTCTGAGCTCAGTATAAAAGAACATCTCCATGCTCACTATAACATCACCTGTTTAGATATTCCCTTGTTttagactcactgctggattgtTTTCAACTATTTCATCTCTTAGGTAATTCTGATGTCACTCTCCCAATCTCCATATTatcccaactccctttctctgctCTAACCCAGCTCTCATTCtccctgctttatcccagctcccactctctccactttaTCCCAAATCCCGCTCCctctgctttatcccagctcccactcactCTATTTTATTCTGGCACCCACTGTCTCAGCATTATCCcagatcccactctctctctcctttatctcAGCTCCGACTCTCTTCACTTCATCCCAGTTCCCACTCTTCCCATTTTATCCCAGATTTCACTTGCTCTGCTTTATCtcaagtctcactctctctgctttatcCCAGCACCCATTCtctctgctttatcccagctcccaatctctccccacttTATTCCAGCTCCCACTCCctctgctttatcccagcttccacactctctctattccatccagctcacactctccctctgctttattccaactcccaccctcattAGTTCATAGTATGGTACTGAAGCAAAGGCAGATTtataatttaaatttcacttggtAAAATAATAGTTAAATATAATGAGTGAAATTGTTGAGAAGATTAAAGTTATAAAATAGAATAAAGAGTTGTAAGGGTGAACAAAGCTGTTAATAAGGGATAGGTCAACGAAATCTGCCTTCTATAGAGCTATATTTTAACTTTTGGATAACAATGCAATGTTGAGTTGTAGGGATTGTCATACGGGGGATTAAGAGAAATTGGGTATTTTTAATGAGTTTTTTGATTCAATTAAATGTTTGATCAGCGTTTATACTGAGCTCAGAACTGTGATGTGTTTGATTGCCTTAACTAAGACTGCAGATCTAGTTTGAAGTTCTATTGATTAAATATATACTGAAGTACTACTACATGGGATGTTTGCATAATAAATCTGTGACTTGTTATGTTTAATACTTAAGAATTCAGTTGATTTGAGGAGTAAATAGTAGTTGGTAAAAGTCACAAACACTATTTAAGGTGCCACTGAGCAAACCGAGCATTTGGGTATTTGGCTTGTCAGGTTTTGTAGATTTGAGTTTGTCAGGTATTATTGATTTGAGCTTGTCAGGTACTGTAGATTTGAGCTTGTCAGGTACTGTAGATTTGAGTTTGTCAGGTATTGTAGATTTGAGCTTGTCAGGTATTGTAGATTTGAGCTTGTCAGGTATCGTAGATTTGAACTTGTCAGATATTGTAGATTTGAGCTTGTCAGGTTTTGTAGATTTGAGCTTGTCAGGTATTGTAGATTTGAGCTTGTCAGGTATTGTAGATTTGAACTTGTCAGATATTGTAGATTTGAGCTTGTCAGTTATTGTAGATTTGAGCTTGTTAGGTATTATCGATTTGAGCTTGTCAGGTATTATAGATTTGAGCTTGTCAGGTATTGTAGATTTGAGCTTGTCAGGTATTATCGATTTGAGCTTGTCAGGTATTGCAGATTTGAGCTTGTCAGGTATTATCGATTTGAGCTTCTCAGGTATTATCAATTTGAGCTTGTCAGGTATTGTAGATTTGAGCTTGTCAGGTATTGTAGATTTGAGCTTGTCAGGTGTTGTAGATTTGAGCTGGTCAGGTATTGTAGATTTGAGCTTGTCAGGTATTGTAGATTTGAGCTTGTCAGATATTGTAGATTTGAGCTTGTCAGGTATTATCGATTTGAGCTTGTCAGGTATTGTAGATTTGAGCTTGTCAGGTATTATCGATTTGAGCTTGTCAGGTATTGTAGATTTGAGCTTGTCAGATATTGTAGATTTGAGCTTGTCAGGTATTATCGATTTGAGCTTGTCAGGTGTTGTAGATTTGAGCTTGTCAGGTATTGTAGATTTGAGCTTGTCAGGCATTATCAATTTGAGCTTGTCAGGTATTGTAGATTTGAGCTTGTCAGGTATTATCGATTTGAGCTTGTCGGGGGTATTGTAGATTTGAGCTTGTCAGGTATTGTAGATTTGAGCTTGTCAGGTATTGTAGATTTGAGCTTGTCAGGTATTGTAGATTTGAACTTGTCAGGTATTATCGATTTGAGCTTGTCAGGTATTGTAGATTTGAGCTTGTCAGGTATTATCAATTTGAGCTTGTCAGTTATTGTAGATTTGAGCTTGTCAGCTATTGTAGATTTGAGCTTGTCAGGTATTATCAATTTGAGCTTGTCAGTTATTGTAGATTTGAGCTCGTCAGGTATTGTAGATTTGAGCTTGTCAGATATTATCAATTTGAGCTTGTCAGGTATTATCGATTTGAGCTTGTCGGGGGTATTGTAGATTTGAGCTTGTCAGGTATTGTAGATTCGAGCTTGTCAGGTATTATCGATTTGAGCTTGTCAGGTATTGTAGATTTGAGCTTGTCAGGTATTATCAATTTGAGCTTGTCAGTTATTGTAGATTTGAGCTTGTCAGTTATTGTAGATTTGAGCTTGTCCGGTATTATCGATTTGAGCTTGTCAGGTATTATCGATTTGAGCTTGTCAGGTATTGTAGATTTGAGCTGGTCAGGTATTGTAGATTTGAGCTTGTCAGGCGTTATCGATTTGAGCTTGTCAGTTATTGTAGATTTGAGCTTGTCAGATATTGTAGATTTGAGCTGGTCAGGTATTGTagttttgataaaaacaaaaaactgcgggtgctggaaatccaaaacaaaaacagaattacctggaaaaactcagtaggtctggcagcatcggtggagaagaaaagagttgacatttcgtgtcctcatgacccttcagcagaaccttCAGTAGATTTGAGCTTGTCAGGTCTTGTAATGTCCAATTAGTTGTCACACAGCTGGGCCCAGATGTGTAAGAGAACTTCTTGCTTTGGCAACAAGTACTAGGGATTTTATCTAAGAACGTTAAATTTAGTACAATTTTAAACTTCTCTCCGTCTGATAGTTTGGAGCAGGGAGGGAATCCCAAGTGAGTGCTACATGGCAGGAAAAGTtcttccaacttctgtgagcagTTATTCTTCCCGATCCCGTTCACAGCCACATTATGAAGCATAGGGACAGTATCCTTAGGGTCACCACAATCTGGGAAAGCATGAAGGAGAAGGAAATTACTGCTGCTCACATCTGAAACTTCTGACTATTGAGGTGATTTGATATTTGTGAGTTTAACCTACAATCAAATTAGCAGATTGCTCAGTCTCTGATCCAGTATACCCATATTCTCACATCCACCATTTGTATAAACTGACATACAATATTTACTTCATTTTTTTCACCATATCTTCATCCCCGCAATCCCACCATCTCTTTAACTATTTATATATTTATCCATTTGTATTATCTGCTAACATTATCTCAGGTTCCCTTTTTTCCCTTCCCTTAGTCTCACTTTCTGCTTCTCCATTGCATGTATTACTCCTCATAATTTTCTTCAATATTCTTGTTCCATTGTAGTTTTAATTTTCTCTTTATCCATACACAGTTATCCTTTGGTGATCCCATTTTTCCCTTCTAGGAATATATCAATATTGTATTTTGATAATGGAATGGAAAGGTACACATCCAAGTttaccaatgacataaagatgGGTGgaattgtaagcagtgtagataaAAGCATACAATTACGAAGAATCATAGATTACACACATGAGCATAActctggcaaatggatttcaatgtaagcAAATGTGAGACGATCCACTTTGGATCTAAAATGAACAGGACAGAGTGCTTTCTAAATTATAAAACAAAGAAAGAGATCTGGGAGGTCCATGTATATAAATCATTAAAAAGTCAtgggcaggtacagaaaataatcaaaatggcTATTGAcgtgctggcctttatatctagatgACGCGAATACAAGAAGGTAGAAATTGTGCTACAGTTATGcaaaaccacatctggagttctgTACTGTGAGCAGCTCTCAGcaccatatctcaggaaggacatATTGCCCTTCGCAGGAGTTTAATAtcgatttaccagaatgatacctgaacGACAAGAAAAGATTACACAGATTGGGGTTGGATTCACTAGAATTTataaggtttagggttagggggtgatttgattgatgtTTTCAAGATATTTAGGCAAATTGTTAGGGTAGATAGAGATGAACTATTTCCGCTGGTTGAAGAGTCTAGGACGAGGGGCATAGCCAAAAAAAGTCAGAAGAGAAGTTAACAAGCACTTTGACGCACAAAGGATGGTGAAAGTTTGGAACTATTCTGTAAATAGCAATTGATGCTAGGTCACTGAGTTAATTTTGAacctgagatcgatagatttttgttaaccaaaagtaTTAAGGGACATTGGCCAAAGGGTATGTGGAGTTTGGTCACCATGATCCCATTGGGCTAAATCTTCTTATCTGACTAACTTTGCTCTTTCCAGTTCAGCCTCCTCACCGTTAAAACTTCACTGGGCGAAATTttacggcagcgggattttaTATTCCCGCCGAAGTcgatgaggtttagaatgtctcgctgcattttacagccctgtccccgccgaaacggggccATAAAGTTCTGCCCATTATCTTTTTCCGTTTTAACTTTGAACCTAACAATGTTGTGGCCAATATTTTCAACGAGTTCTCCTATTCTCTTTGGGTATTTATCCCACTTTATTTCCTGGAACTAAATCAATCAGTCTTTCCCTGTATTATTATCTTCTGCTGCTATTCAGTCATTTCAGTCACGTTGAGGTGGGGAAACGGTTAACAAACAACGTAAAGCATTTCATGAGTTAAAAAAAAGATCTGGCCTTCTTTTCATTTCCTTTCTTACTCCAAGTGCTGAAGAGAATAATAATCGAAAACGTTGTAGAAGCTAATACTTCTTTAAGTGAATGCAAATTAAAAAACACCATTGCAAAAAACAAGGCTGTAAAAATGTAAACAAAATAAATTATGGAAGGATTGTTTAGTTATTAAAACAAATGGATTAATAAAAGTTGCAGTGGTTGTCTGCATTACCGTAACGTGATATATGTGGTTAGCATTTGGGTCTTATGCAACTGCTTGCATCAAGAGGTGATGTGTGCTTGAGCCTAAGTGTACTTCAAAACAAATGTGGCCCATGTGATCACTGTTTTAGAAAACGTCGCCTATTtacagagagaaaacaaggaaacaAGTCAGATCactgtaaaacaatttacaataggCTAGCAACTTACTCACCAGCAGAGCAAGAACCAGCGTCTATAGGAAACAGACCATTCTGCATCTGTATCAAGCTAGGTTTTAGATTATGCAGCGAAGGAACCTTAATCCCTTGCAAAAGCTTGACAGCGAGGACCCTCCCTCATGTCAGCCAACAATTGTGTTGCCAGACCTTCCAGACCTCAGAATTGAGAAGAAATTGGGCTGTCTAAAAGTCTGTCATTTTGTGATTGTCAGCATGCTTTTCATAGCACTGACTGGGCTTGTGTTTGGTATATGTTACAtataccaactccaacaagatgtTGAGCAACTGAAGCAGGTGAGTTATCAATTTATAGATTATTGAAACAAATTGAAAATGTACATACAAAAGAAGAAATTCATGCCAGTTTTGCTGAACACTTGTAATATTTTCAGAAGATCAAAGGCGGTCCACAGAACGGACCAGAGAAGCAAATTGGTGAGTATAATTGTTTTTTTTAGAAACATTTTTATATGAAGAAAACTTCATGGTGATTGAGGAGATCTTGCAAGTGATGCCTTTATTTCTCATTGGGGATATTATATGGCTTATAAAACTAATAAGGTCTAAATGTGCTATGTTGTAGGAGCTGAGGACATGGCCAAGCCAAAGAATGAAGTTAAAATGGCTGCCCACCTTACAGGTCTGTAGATAATCTTGTATGTTCCACAAGTGAAAAAGGAAACCAGTTACTGGGAAGGAATGGGAGAAATAAATTTATGGGAAATAGTAAGTAAAAAGTGGATGGATGTGAgaacacacaggataaaaaaagTAAAGAAAATGCAGAACAAcaatagaaagaaagaaaaaagaaatggAGATTTTTTATGCAGAAAGCATTAAAATGTATATATCTTGAAATTCTAAACAATTGTTTCAGCCTGCTTGATCATAAACGAATGGCGTATATATCTAAAGCAGTTGTGGTTATTCAACATGTTCATACGAGTGTTAGATAATATGTTTGTCTAACTTTAATATGCCATCTCAGGAAAAGCAACAAGTGATCATTCCAGTAGATTGATGTGGGAGAATACTTTGGGTCATGCCTTTACACAGGGGATTGTCTACAAGGATGGAGCATTGATCATCAATGAAACTGGACAATACTTTATTTATTCAAAAGTCTATTTCCGTGGAATGCAATGTGAGGCAGTCCCATTACAACAAACTGTATTCAAACACACTGACAGTTATCAAAATGACCTGAGTCTGATGAAAATCAGTGTGATAAATTACTGTAGTGATACAGGAACATGGGGGAAGAACACCTTTCAGGCCGGAATATTTCAACTGAGTGAAAGAGTGCGTCTGTTTGTCAGTGTCTCACATCCAGGACTGGTTAGTGATAATGAGTTAATGACTTTCTTTGGGGTATACAAGCTTTAGGTCATGCTCTTAACATCCATGTGACCTCCAAACATATTAACGATCTTTGAACTTCAAATCACAATGCAACACAGTAATAATGTGACACAAAAAGTTCAAATGGTTGACGACGCTTTGACTATGCTAAATTTTTCCTCACACTCCTTTCTACAATATTATAAGCAGCAGAGTATTTAAAGTTCCAAAAGTCTGCAGTATGAAAGATTTAAATCTGTAAGCCAGCAATTAAAATATGTACTTCATGCAATTATATTGTTTATTTACAATTTCTTTATTTCCAATTTTCTCTCCATATGATTTAAGTTGAGATATAGTTCAATGGACATGAATAGCCTTCAAAAGTGTCCTATATAAGTGGTCATTTTTTATGTGTGAGCTTGGACAGTGTGCATTACCAAATTATTTTACCAGAGGTAGAGGGCATCATCTTTGATTTCAGTAGTCTATTCACCTGATACCCATCTCCCACCTTGATTCGGtaaccataaggccataagaccataagatgtaggagcagaagtagaccattcagcccatctagtctgccctgccattcaatgagcTCTTGGCCgatctgacaatcctcaactccactttcctgccttgtccccataacccttgatccccttactgattaaaaatctgactatctcagccttgaatatacttaatgatccagcctctacagccctctgtggtaaagacttccacagatttactaccct from Carcharodon carcharias isolate sCarCar2 chromosome 16, sCarCar2.pri, whole genome shotgun sequence includes these protein-coding regions:
- the LOC121289411 gene encoding tumor necrosis factor ligand superfamily member 6-like produces the protein MQRRNLNPLQKLDSEDPPSCQPTIVLPDLPDLRIEKKLGCLKVCHFVIVSMLFIALTGLVFGICYIYQLQQDVEQLKQKIKGGPQNGPEKQIGAEDMAKPKNEVKMAAHLTGKATSDHSSRLMWENTLGHAFTQGIVYKDGALIINETGQYFIYSKVYFRGMQCEAVPLQQTVFKHTDSYQNDLSLMKISVINYCSDTGTWGKNTFQAGIFQLSERVRLFVSVSHPGLVSDNELMTFFGVYKL